In Rhinolophus sinicus isolate RSC01 chromosome X, ASM3656204v1, whole genome shotgun sequence, a single genomic region encodes these proteins:
- the GPR50 gene encoding melatonin-related receptor: MEPTLAVPTPFGCVGCKLPQPNYPPAVIIFMFCAMVITIVVDLIGNSMVILAVAKNKKLRNSGNMFVASLSAADMLVAIYPYPLMLHAMAIGGWDLSHFQCQVFGFITGLTVVGSIFNIMAIAINRYCYICHSLQYERIFSVRNTFIYLAVTWIMTILAILPNTYIGTIEYDPRTYTCIFNYLNNPVFVVTIVCIHFVLPLLIVGFCYVRIWIKVLAARDPAGQNPDNQLAEVRNFLTMFVIFLLFAVCWCPINVLNVLVAVSPKEMAGKIPNWLYLTVYFIAYFNSCLNAVIYGLLNENFRREYWVIFHAMRHPILFLSGLFTDLRERWEIQARDRVRVRDRVCARACYEVREQAHEQDRANACPAVEEMPMNVRNVPLPGDAAAGQPECASGHPKPASCHSRPASAYRKSVAGHHKSVFSHSKLASGHPKSACGHSRSACGHPKSANVYPKPASVHFKADSVHFIPASSHPMPVIGHRIPAGSYSKSAFRPTTTQPTPITGYIKPATSLPAPTTADHPKPATTSHLEPAVTGYPEPTASCHSETSATGHLECDITDFPEPASSPATRTPEPAASPQEPATSTDPLHPTVVTTDTSNHQEDVVIDVEVDSDEMAM; this comes from the coding sequence GCAACATGTTCGTGGCTAGCCTCTCGGCGGCTGATATGCTGGTGGCCATCTACCCCTACCCTCTGATGCTGCATGCCATGGCCATTGGGGGCTGGGATCTGAGCCATTTCCAGTGCCAAGTGTTTGGATTCATCACAGGGCTGACTGTGGTCGGCTCTATCTTCAATATCATGGCAATTGCCATCAACCGTTACTGCTACATCTGTCACAGCCTCCAGTACGAGCGGATCTTCAGCGTGCGCAATACCTTCATCTACCTGGCCGTCACCTGGATCATGACTATCCTGGCCATCCTGCCCAACACATACATTGGCACCATTGAGTATGATCCTCGCACCTACACCTGCATCTTCAACTACCTGAACAACCCCGTCTTTGTCGTGACCATCGTCTGTATCCACTTCGTCCTCCCTCTGCTCATAGTGGGTTTCTGCTACGTGAGGATCTGGATCAAAGTGCTGGCGGCCCGGGACCCAGCTGGGCAGAATCCTGACAACCAGCTTGCTGAGGTTCGCAATTTTCTAACCATGTTTGTGATCTTCCTCCTCTTTGCAGTGTGCTGGTGCCCTATCAACGTGCTCAATGTCTTGGTGGCTGTCAGTCCAAAAGAGATGGCAGGCAAGATCCCCAACTGGCTTTATCTTACAGTGTACTTCATAGCCTACTTCAACAGCTGCCTCAATGCTGTGATCTATGGGCTGCTCAATGAGAATTTCCGAAGAGAATACTGGGTCATCTTCCATGCTATGCGGCACCCTATCCTCTTCCTCTCTGGCCTCTTCACTGATTTGCGTGAGAGGTGGGAGATCCAGGCCCGTGACCGTGTCCGTGTCCGTGACCGTGTCTGTGCACGTGCCTGTTATGAAGTTCGAGAGCAAGCCCATGAACAAGACCGGGCCAATGCTTGTCCTGCTGTGGAGGAAATGCCAATGAATGTCCGGAATGTTCCACTACCTGGTGATGCTGCAGCTGGCCAACCTGAGTGTGCCTCTGGCCACCCCAAGCCAGCTTCTTGCCACTCCAGGCCAGCCTCTGCCTACCGCAAATCTGTCGCTGGCCACCACAAGTCCGTCTTTAGCCACTCCAAGCTTGCCTCTGGCCACCCCAAGTCTGCCTGTGGTCACTCCAGGTCTGCCTGTGGTCACCCCAAGTCGGCCAATGTCTATCCTAAGCCTGCCTCTGTCCATTTCAAGGCTGACTCTGTCCATTTCATACCTGCCTCCAGCCACCCCATGCCTGTCATTGGCCACCGCATCCCTGCTGGCAGCTACTCCAAGAGTGCCTTCAGGCCTACCACCACCCAACCTACACCCATCACTGGCTACATCAAGCCTGCTACCAGCCTCCCTGCGCCCACCACTGCCGACCATCCTAAGCCTGCTACCACCAGCCACCTTGAGCCTGCCGTCACTGGTTACCCTGAGCCCACTGCCTCCTGCCACTCTGAGACCAGTGCTACTGGCCACCTTGAGTGTGACATCACTGACTTCCCTGAGCCTGCCTCCAGCCCTGCCACTAGAACCCCTGAGCCTGCTGCCAGCCCACAGGAGCCTGCCACCTCCACTGACCCTCTTCACCCCACTGTGGTCACCACTGACACCAGTAATCACCAGGAGGATGTGGTGATTGATGTTGAAGTTGATTCTGATGAAATGGCcatgtga